One Symbiobacterium terraclitae genomic region harbors:
- the rpoD gene encoding RNA polymerase sigma factor RpoD, giving the protein MESKEAKVQTARELVKELIAKGRRKGSLSYSEIADFLQGIELEPEQMEEIYDSLVEAGIEVVGDRPDEAVDEDDVATLVEADAVPAPDSEPDGEPAPDEEVEIDLSVPEGIAIDDPVRMYLKEIGRVPLLTAEEEVEYAERIEKGDEEAKRRLAEANLRLVVSIAKRYVGRGMQFLDLIQEGNLGLIKAVEKFDYRKGFKFSTYATWWIRQAITRAIADQARTIRIPVHMVETINKLIRVTRQLVQELGREPTPEEIAEHMDISVERVREIQKIAQEPVSLETPIGEEEDSHLGDFIEDHEAPAPAEAASFTLLKEQLEEVLESLTPREEKVLRLRFGLDDGRARTLEEVGQVFGVTRERIRQIEAKALRKLRHPSRSRKLKDYLD; this is encoded by the coding sequence GATCGAGCTGGAGCCCGAACAGATGGAGGAGATCTACGACTCGCTGGTCGAGGCGGGCATCGAGGTGGTGGGCGACCGGCCGGACGAGGCCGTGGACGAGGACGACGTCGCCACCCTCGTGGAGGCCGACGCGGTGCCGGCGCCTGACAGCGAGCCGGACGGCGAACCCGCGCCGGACGAAGAGGTAGAGATCGACCTTTCTGTTCCCGAAGGGATTGCCATTGATGACCCGGTCCGCATGTACCTCAAGGAGATCGGGCGCGTGCCGCTCCTGACGGCGGAGGAAGAGGTCGAGTACGCCGAGCGCATCGAGAAGGGCGACGAGGAGGCAAAGCGCCGGCTGGCCGAGGCGAACCTGCGCCTGGTCGTCTCCATCGCCAAGCGGTACGTGGGCCGGGGCATGCAGTTCCTCGACCTGATTCAGGAGGGCAACCTCGGCCTGATCAAGGCCGTCGAGAAGTTCGACTACCGCAAGGGGTTCAAGTTCTCCACCTACGCGACGTGGTGGATCCGCCAGGCGATCACGCGGGCCATCGCCGACCAGGCCCGGACCATCCGCATTCCGGTGCACATGGTCGAGACCATCAACAAGCTGATCCGGGTGACCCGGCAGCTGGTCCAGGAGCTGGGCCGCGAGCCGACCCCGGAGGAGATCGCCGAGCACATGGACATCTCGGTGGAGCGGGTACGCGAGATCCAGAAGATCGCGCAGGAGCCTGTCTCGCTGGAGACCCCCATCGGCGAGGAGGAGGACTCGCACCTGGGGGACTTCATCGAGGACCACGAGGCTCCGGCCCCGGCCGAGGCGGCTTCGTTCACGCTGCTGAAGGAGCAGCTGGAAGAGGTGCTGGAGTCCCTGACGCCCCGGGAGGAGAAGGTCCTGCGGCTGCGGTTCGGTCTGGACGACGGCCGGGCCCGCACGCTGGAGGAGGTCGGCCAGGTCTTCGGCGTGACCCGTGAGCGGATCCGGCAGATCGAGGCGAAGGCGCTGCGCAAGCTGCGCCATCCGAGCCGGTCCAGGAAGCTGAAGGACTACTTGGACTAA